A window of Aerococcus urinae contains these coding sequences:
- a CDS encoding ABC transporter permease, with the protein MKKYSQLKGLGLLFWLLILVGWQLAFSGSGGQGLNIPSITEIWQAFLSLCQEGYAGIPLSIHLRASFVRLFLALFSSTLLALPLGILSGFSPIIRYVVQSLVNFIRPIPPLAYYPLLIMLVGISDASKIILLFIAAFAPLYLAVVSGIEQVRSDYILSAESLGASRLMIMREVIWPSVLASFIVGLRTAFGFAYTTLVSAEMTAAESGLGWLVIDASRYLKIDVVFVGIILMGLTGLIFDRVLDGIEKQLVFWKGQG; encoded by the coding sequence ATGAAGAAGTATAGTCAATTGAAGGGCCTAGGTCTGCTTTTCTGGCTCCTTATTCTAGTCGGCTGGCAGCTTGCCTTTAGCGGAAGCGGAGGCCAAGGCCTGAATATACCCTCTATCACGGAAATTTGGCAAGCCTTTCTGTCTTTATGCCAGGAAGGCTATGCCGGAATTCCTTTGTCCATCCACTTAAGGGCGAGTTTTGTTCGTTTGTTCTTAGCCTTATTCTCGTCAACACTTTTAGCCCTTCCTTTGGGAATTTTGAGTGGCTTCAGTCCAATCATCCGTTATGTCGTACAGTCTTTGGTAAATTTCATCCGGCCCATTCCCCCTTTAGCTTATTATCCTTTACTGATTATGTTGGTGGGAATTAGTGATGCTTCCAAGATCATTCTCTTGTTCATCGCTGCCTTTGCCCCCCTATACTTAGCCGTGGTTTCGGGGATCGAACAGGTGCGGTCGGACTATATTCTGTCTGCTGAATCACTAGGAGCTTCACGCCTGATGATTATGCGCGAGGTGATTTGGCCCAGCGTTCTAGCCAGTTTTATTGTTGGCTTACGGACGGCTTTCGGCTTTGCCTATACGACCCTGGTTTCAGCGGAGATGACAGCCGCCGAGTCAGGTTTGGGCTGGTTGGTTATTGATGCTTCCCGTTATTTGAAGATTGATGTTGTTTTTGTCGGGATTATTTTGATGGGCTTAACCGGCTTAATCTTTGACCGGGTATTGGATGGTATTGAAAAGCAATTGGTATTTTGGAAAGGACAGGGTTAA
- a CDS encoding FAD-dependent oxidoreductase yields the protein MSKHNKIVVVGGCAGGASTAARIRRLDEFAEITIFEKGPYVSYSNCGIPFYLSGQVASSENLLLMTPENFDQQYNIQAKVNHEVVEIDRKNKTVKVLNHETGESFQESYDYLILAPGARALKPQSIQGVDSDHVFTIKTVPDVRKLADYLSDHDVKDVAVVGAGFIGLEVLDNLHQLGLNLSLIEAADQVLTPIDEDLAQILHRSLYDHGIKLYLGHNVQKIESDAVVLESGASIPAQAVVLALGVAPNSDLASQAGLAISETGHIVTNHHYQTTDPYIYAVGDAIEINDYLTGKPRTLALAGPAQWQARAAADHIYGRTVQNKGVQGSLSIKLLNYNVASTGYNEKFLQAEGIPYDFAYIIPKDRVGLMPGSKNLFFKLLFAKPSGKILGAQAISEGDAVKRVDVVATAIRAGFDLEDLKNLELTYSPHFGTAKDPVNHAALVGLNILNGEFKKVPVTAVRKLVEEGAFIIDAREEDEYELSHLKGAKNIPLSQFRQRLDEIPHDQPVYIHCRSSQRSYNMVRALEQRGYSNVYNIDGSYLGLSEYEYYRDQVTGRKSILTAYNFD from the coding sequence ATGTCAAAACATAATAAAATTGTCGTTGTTGGAGGTTGTGCTGGTGGGGCGTCAACTGCTGCCCGTATCCGCCGCTTGGATGAATTTGCCGAGATCACTATTTTTGAAAAAGGGCCTTACGTTTCTTATTCCAACTGCGGTATTCCCTTCTACCTAAGTGGTCAGGTGGCATCAAGTGAGAATTTACTCTTGATGACACCAGAAAATTTTGACCAACAGTATAATATCCAAGCTAAGGTCAACCATGAAGTGGTTGAGATTGACCGCAAAAATAAAACCGTCAAAGTATTAAATCATGAGACAGGAGAGAGCTTCCAAGAGTCCTATGATTACTTGATTCTGGCTCCGGGAGCACGTGCGCTTAAGCCACAAAGTATTCAAGGAGTGGACAGCGACCATGTTTTTACGATTAAGACTGTTCCTGATGTTCGCAAACTGGCTGACTACTTGAGTGACCATGACGTCAAGGATGTGGCGGTAGTTGGTGCCGGCTTCATTGGTTTAGAAGTTTTAGATAACCTCCACCAGCTAGGTTTGAACCTTTCTTTAATTGAAGCGGCCGACCAGGTCCTAACCCCTATTGATGAGGACCTGGCTCAAATTCTTCACCGCTCACTCTATGATCATGGGATTAAGCTCTATCTGGGACACAATGTCCAAAAGATTGAGTCCGATGCGGTTGTTTTAGAATCAGGAGCAAGTATCCCAGCACAAGCCGTGGTCTTGGCGCTAGGGGTTGCTCCTAATAGTGACTTAGCTAGTCAAGCAGGCCTAGCGATAAGTGAAACGGGACATATTGTGACCAATCACCACTACCAAACCACTGACCCCTATATTTATGCGGTGGGAGATGCTATTGAAATTAATGACTACCTCACCGGCAAGCCGAGGACTTTGGCCCTAGCTGGTCCTGCCCAGTGGCAAGCCCGGGCAGCAGCTGATCACATTTATGGTCGGACGGTTCAAAACAAGGGGGTGCAAGGGTCGCTTTCGATTAAGCTATTGAACTATAACGTGGCCAGCACCGGTTACAACGAGAAATTTTTACAAGCTGAAGGGATTCCTTATGACTTTGCCTATATTATTCCTAAAGACCGGGTCGGACTGATGCCAGGTTCCAAGAACCTCTTCTTTAAACTCTTATTCGCTAAGCCGTCTGGAAAGATCCTAGGGGCCCAGGCCATCAGTGAAGGTGATGCGGTTAAGCGTGTCGATGTGGTGGCAACTGCCATCCGGGCAGGCTTTGACTTGGAAGACTTGAAGAATCTGGAATTAACTTATTCCCCACACTTTGGTACCGCTAAAGATCCCGTTAACCATGCGGCCTTGGTTGGCTTGAATATCTTGAATGGGGAATTCAAAAAGGTGCCAGTCACCGCTGTGCGTAAACTCGTTGAAGAGGGAGCATTCATTATCGATGCCCGCGAGGAGGATGAATACGAACTAAGTCACCTTAAAGGGGCTAAGAATATCCCACTGAGTCAATTTAGACAACGCTTGGATGAAATTCCTCATGACCAACCCGTTTATATTCACTGCCGGTCCAGCCAACGGTCTTATAACATGGTCCGGGCGCTAGAGCAGCGGGGTTATAGCAATGTTTATAATATTGATGGCTCTTACCTAGGCTTGTCCGAGTATGAATATTATCGCGACCAAGTAACCGGTCGGAAATCGATCCTCACCGCTTATAACTTTGACTAA
- a CDS encoding YeeE/YedE family protein, with product MQKSVKRTQTYLGLALIIILLGFGYYLSGLKAILPLHLLAGVSFGYALTRSRYGFAGGVKRLYMRGEASLSKALLLLFAFTSFVFAGIQWKAASQGALPAFVEGAGDFIIPGTQNVEFVNLATIVGGFLFGVGMIMVGCCASGTLSDLGEGRVRALISLIFFVLSAAPGQAARAVFDRTALGQVGFRLHLPQVFGYFGALVITLALLAGLWWWVMNYEKKRKEDKTSLDPYGDWEEIEKPLDLSTPAPLFSYATYHKLFIERWTFFTGTVIIALTAVFVLVTAGSPWGVTSPFVTWDVALLQNFGLEFSKANFASYLEKVNRGLLVDGPTIRNIGLFAGSLLAFLLANRFRIRSGFSIRDGIYYAIGGTLLGFGSRLALGCNIGALYSAISSFSISGWFFLFATIAGGVVGLKLFQGKINIIPIPIQCERER from the coding sequence ATGCAAAAGAGTGTCAAGCGAACCCAGACCTACCTGGGCTTAGCGCTAATTATTATATTACTGGGGTTTGGTTATTATTTGAGTGGCTTAAAGGCTATTCTTCCCTTACATTTATTAGCTGGTGTGTCCTTTGGTTATGCCTTAACCCGGTCACGCTATGGTTTTGCTGGAGGAGTGAAGCGCCTCTATATGCGAGGCGAAGCGAGTTTATCTAAGGCCTTGTTGCTATTATTTGCCTTTACTTCATTTGTCTTTGCAGGTATTCAGTGGAAGGCTGCCAGTCAAGGGGCCTTGCCAGCTTTTGTTGAAGGGGCCGGAGACTTTATTATTCCAGGTACCCAAAATGTTGAGTTCGTTAACCTGGCGACCATAGTTGGGGGCTTTCTTTTTGGTGTTGGGATGATCATGGTTGGTTGCTGTGCTTCTGGTACCCTGTCTGACTTGGGCGAAGGACGAGTTCGCGCTTTGATTTCCCTGATTTTCTTTGTTTTATCAGCGGCGCCCGGCCAAGCTGCCCGCGCAGTCTTTGATCGGACCGCTCTAGGACAGGTCGGCTTCCGTCTACATCTTCCCCAAGTCTTTGGTTATTTTGGGGCCTTGGTGATAACCCTAGCCCTACTTGCTGGGCTTTGGTGGTGGGTCATGAATTATGAGAAAAAACGCAAGGAAGATAAGACTTCTCTAGATCCTTATGGGGATTGGGAAGAGATTGAGAAACCACTCGACTTGTCGACGCCAGCACCATTATTTTCATACGCAACCTATCATAAGCTATTTATTGAACGTTGGACCTTCTTCACAGGGACAGTCATTATTGCGTTAACAGCAGTCTTTGTCTTGGTGACCGCCGGATCTCCTTGGGGGGTTACCTCACCTTTTGTCACCTGGGACGTAGCTCTTTTACAAAACTTCGGCCTTGAATTCTCAAAAGCAAATTTTGCTAGCTACTTGGAAAAGGTGAACCGCGGTCTTTTAGTTGACGGGCCAACTATTCGAAATATCGGCCTCTTTGCAGGGAGCCTCTTAGCCTTCCTACTAGCTAACCGTTTCCGCATTCGGTCAGGTTTCTCTATTAGAGATGGAATTTATTATGCCATTGGTGGGACTTTACTAGGTTTTGGATCACGTTTGGCGCTGGGCTGTAATATTGGTGCCCTATATTCAGCCATTTCAAGCTTCTCCATTTCGGGATGGTTCTTCCTCTTCGCTACAATCGCTGGCGGAGTAGTTGGTCTTAAACTCTTCCAAGGCAAGATTAATATTATTCCGATTCCTATCCAATGTGAACGTGAACGATGA
- a CDS encoding LytR/AlgR family response regulator transcription factor, with product MDDSKINIQQVIDPQLKENYIAIHAQSESQAQSLAQQISPCLSRSQEDIALKVDDQYFIVHTKDILYLEVNQGILTITTSNKKYQSRQSLSSLADKLNSQDFIRISKYAMVRLQAIERLEMAFSGNMYAYLSTGQQVNVSRRFVSQVKNRLGI from the coding sequence ATGGATGACAGTAAGATCAACATTCAACAAGTCATTGATCCCCAACTAAAAGAAAACTATATCGCTATCCACGCCCAAAGCGAGTCACAAGCCCAAAGCTTAGCCCAGCAGATCAGTCCCTGCCTGAGCCGGAGTCAGGAAGATATCGCTCTTAAAGTCGATGACCAGTATTTTATCGTCCACACTAAGGACATTCTCTATTTGGAGGTCAACCAGGGCATCCTGACCATCACTACCAGTAACAAGAAATATCAAAGCCGGCAAAGCCTCTCCAGTCTGGCCGACAAGTTAAACAGCCAGGACTTCATCCGAATTTCGAAGTACGCTATGGTCCGCCTCCAAGCTATTGAGCGGTTGGAAATGGCCTTTTCCGGAAATATGTATGCCTATCTATCGACCGGTCAGCAAGTCAATGTCTCCCGCCGTTTCGTCAGTCAAGTCAAGAACCGTTTAGGTATTTGA
- a CDS encoding DUF3021 domain-containing protein: protein MKNIVSAISQSVSLAIIIWVVMGAIYTRDWTYVSMLASVMFFGAVIGGTSAIYEYSSWPLLAKVSIHFTVSLLAFLLMGSVNHWFPLTGQVLVSVIVYFALIFFAIWVCYYFYNRHKIKQINHYLKKKKD from the coding sequence ATGAAAAACATTGTCTCTGCTATCTCTCAAAGCGTCTCCCTAGCTATCATTATCTGGGTGGTCATGGGCGCTATCTACACCAGGGACTGGACCTATGTCTCTATGCTGGCCTCAGTCATGTTCTTCGGTGCTGTAATCGGAGGGACCTCGGCCATCTATGAGTACAGCTCTTGGCCCCTCTTAGCCAAGGTCAGCATCCACTTTACCGTCTCTTTATTAGCCTTCCTCCTAATGGGCTCTGTCAACCACTGGTTTCCACTCACTGGACAAGTCCTAGTAAGCGTCATTGTCTACTTCGCCCTCATCTTCTTTGCCATCTGGGTCTGCTACTACTTCTACAACCGCCATAAGATCAAGCAAATTAACCACTACTTGAAGAAGAAAAAAGATTAA
- a CDS encoding serine hydrolase encodes MKTVTKKIASSVAGAILALVFFASPVLASGETVADFSDQLSQSQQYGFKHAIAIDQESGQILYQKAADDLHGIASLTKLLSLYVIYDQLAQGKLSLDEAVPVSPALAKQSQAEGLSNVPLVAGPANYSVDQLIDAVIIASANSATVALAEKVAGSEDHFIELMAQKLDQLGIKDYNLVSASGLRGELRADARPGQYSETEENQISAKSLALVVQRLLNDYPDIQSRSQVEEKVFQVAPDWQVTMTNSNQLLPGMTYGRRDITGLKTGTELGAGYCLVATSFINQRPVILVTLGAASNEDRFLETSRLLTDLQNNLDWIVLIPQGALYNNGEEVEIYGGNKATTQLQYGNTVACFVPQNYSISDSPEADFTEPASYSMNGNLEVNAPLEEGEAVNTEILHIPFVDSVDGQLALATDLMPTENVKRVSPFVQITRKVHESMQFISDWLNAKIAEYSN; translated from the coding sequence ATACGGCTTCAAGCATGCCATCGCTATTGACCAAGAATCCGGACAAATTCTCTACCAGAAGGCCGCCGATGATTTACATGGGATTGCTTCCTTGACCAAGTTACTGAGCCTCTATGTAATCTATGACCAACTGGCCCAGGGCAAGCTTTCCCTCGATGAGGCTGTCCCCGTCTCGCCTGCCTTGGCTAAGCAGTCCCAAGCAGAAGGCCTGTCTAATGTGCCTCTAGTGGCGGGACCGGCCAACTACAGTGTCGACCAATTGATTGATGCGGTCATTATTGCTTCCGCTAATTCCGCCACTGTGGCTCTAGCGGAAAAGGTGGCTGGGAGTGAAGACCACTTTATCGAACTCATGGCCCAGAAGTTAGACCAACTCGGCATCAAAGATTATAATCTAGTCTCCGCCTCTGGCCTCCGCGGCGAACTCCGGGCTGACGCTCGACCTGGCCAGTACAGTGAGACGGAAGAAAACCAAATCTCAGCGAAAAGTCTGGCTCTCGTTGTCCAAAGACTGCTCAACGATTATCCCGATATCCAAAGTCGTTCCCAAGTGGAAGAGAAAGTCTTCCAAGTGGCTCCTGACTGGCAGGTGACCATGACCAATAGTAACCAACTCCTGCCTGGGATGACTTACGGGCGGCGGGATATTACCGGCCTGAAGACGGGGACCGAACTGGGGGCGGGCTATTGTTTGGTGGCTACCAGTTTCATCAACCAACGACCGGTCATCCTAGTGACTTTGGGAGCGGCAAGTAATGAAGATCGCTTCCTGGAAACTTCTCGTTTGCTGACCGACCTGCAAAATAACTTGGATTGGATTGTCTTGATTCCCCAAGGCGCCCTCTATAACAATGGTGAGGAAGTCGAAATTTATGGTGGTAATAAGGCTACGACCCAATTGCAATACGGCAATACTGTGGCCTGCTTTGTTCCCCAAAATTACAGCATTAGTGACAGTCCCGAAGCCGACTTTACCGAACCGGCTTCCTATTCCATGAACGGGAACCTGGAAGTCAATGCACCCCTAGAGGAAGGGGAGGCAGTTAATACGGAAATCCTCCATATCCCCTTTGTGGACAGCGTGGATGGCCAATTAGCCTTGGCGACGGACTTGATGCCAACGGAAAATGTTAAACGGGTCAGTCCCTTCGTCCAAATCACCCGCAAGGTCCATGAAAGCATGCAGTTCATCAGTGATTGGCTCAATGCAAAAATCGCGGAATATAGTAACTAA